AGTCAACGGAGTTGAACCTGAGCAATAACGAACACAAGTACATACTTCACGGGGGGTGCGTTTTCATGACTGAGTTTTAATTTTCTTCTGCTTCGTTAGTGTTAGTCTTGAAACCAACTTGCTGGCAATTTTGGCCGGTTATGACTTATGATTTAAATCGTCGGAACGTTTAATTAGTTTCTTTGATACAAAATGTACGTCATCAGGTTTGCAGCCAAAGTCCATGCTTCTAGGTGGTGCATAGGTGATCCGCACTGATATTATATGTCGCAGCCTCTTTGGCCTTCACATCCACACTGGCGATTGATCTGTATACTCAATACTCAAACTGTGTACAGCTCAAATTGGTCTTAAATTGCTCCACTAAAGCTGAACCATCCTTTTTCATATCAGCATTACAAAATTCTGTTGTTACAGAGAAAATGTCAAAGCAATTGCCCTGCGCCTGCCTGACACTCCTTACCTAAGCTCATATGCGCTTGATTGCTAACTGCTCCCCTGTGGCCAGAGTGGATCCATGCACGTTTCCATTTGATACTTCTTCCTATTCAAACTATACATATTCGGAGCTTCACTGCATCATTCATACTACTGTTAACAAACAACAACGACTCGGTGTCTCACCTAGCTCCTCGTGCTCATGAACTTGCAGCACTCGGTTGATGGCCTCACCCGCAGCAGCTCCGGCGGCCGAGTTCACGCAGATGGAGGCGGCGCGCCAGTCCCTGATCGCGATCTCCCAGTCGGTCCCGGAGATCGGGGCGCCCGTCGTCAGGTCGCCCAACGGCGGCATGGAACACGGGCACGACGACGGGGCGGAGCAGAGGTACAGGGCGAAGCTCATCTCCATCTCCAACCAGTCGCCCGACGCCCGGCCTGCGCCGTGCCTTCCCAAGAACGCCGCCGCCTAACAACCTTGCAACAGTTGCCGGCTATAgtcgtgtgtgtgtgttgcTGTTGCTAATCTACTGGCCCGGGACACTTGGCCCCCAATAATCGGCTTGAAACTACCAAATGGAACTCTCCCTGTATGTAAGCGCGGAGTTGCCTCGATCTTTGCATTGCCTGATGTTCGCAATTGCAATGACCTTTCCTTGTTTCCTTCCACCTGTTGTGATTGTCCCCCGTTCCCTGCCACGGTTGGCCAACCCCGGCGTGCCTTCACCAGTGGCCTGTGCTGTACTGCTGTGATTGTCCCAGCGTGGTTGTGTTCACCGAAAAATTCGAATGTGTTTTCCACTTCACGGAAAACAGCTCCACTTCATTGACTTCACAAAACTCCTTGCTAAACATGTCTAGCTCCACAAATTCCAGTTTCAGAAAAAATATGGAGCTAGGGGTTAGATCCACGTTTTCACCACATAACATAGACACGAAAGGACGTTTCTACCCCTGGGCTGACAAAAATCCTCCCAAAATGCCACGAATAGGCCCAAGGCCATCCACTATCCACCGCCGCGAGCAAACACACCGGTCCACACAGCTAATCTGTAGCCCATTATTAAAAAAAGCCCATTAACTGGTGAAGGACAATTTGGATCTATCCCCTTAATTCCCTTGGGCCGGGCTCTTcgttatccttttctttttccttttttttttctcgtgtGTGCAGCAATCACTGGTCCTGGTCCTTAACAACAGCACGAGTCGGATGGAGGAGATGGCTGTGGCGGGAGGGggtgtcggcggctcgtcgccgtcggggaCGAAGACAAAAAAGCTTAAAGTCGCCGTCATCCATCCGGATCTAGGAATCGGTAAGCCGCCCCCTTTCCTTCTCCCAGTCGAGCCCCCTGATCCTCGGTTTCCTACTCGCGCTGTCCAGTTTGAGGCTAAGATCTTGCATTAGATAGAATTATTTTGTAGATCGGGCCACTTCCCAGGATGAAACACTTTTGGCTTTTACTGCAAGAGAGCAAAGCCGGTTTAGAGATTTTGGTGATTCTCAATTTTGCGCAAGCGCTGGACGCTGGTTGTCTCACTGTGTTGATGGAAGATTAATGTTTGCACTTATGCTTCATATATGTACTAATTGATACTTCTAGTGGAGTGGCGACGCAATTCAATTAGCTTGCCGCGGGAAGCAATTTTGCCGATATGAAGCATGGGCAGCACACACTTGAAAATTTACAGAACATTTTCAGTAAACTTCTTGCCGCAGCAGTTGCAGTATAACCAAACTATAACCAGACTTTCATCATCTTTTTGTGAAGGCGGTGCTGAGAGATTGATTGTTGATGCGGCTTGTGAGCTTGCTTCCCATGGACATGATGTTCATGTTTTCACATCACATCATGATAAAAACCGTTGCTTTGAGGAGACTGCTTCTGGTAAGCCTCTGCATTTCACCTACTTATTTTGCTGATACCCTATCCCTGTAATTTTATTTAATATTTCCATTAGCTTCCTACGTTCCTTGTTTTTACACAATGTGGAGTTCGTGATCTGGATTCTGGTGTTTAAGTCCGAAGTCATTCCCTTGCGAACTCAGTTAATCCTGGCAAATACTACAGCATTATGTGTATGGTAAAATGTAGCTTATGCAATATAATTTTTACATGGTTTTCCTCTGCATGTTTTCCAGGTCCTTTTCCAGTTACTGTATATGGAGATTTCTTGCCCCGCCATGTGTTTTACCACTTTCATGCTGTCTGTGCTTATCTTCGATGCATTTTTGTTGCGCTCTGTGTGCTACTCTGGTGGCCCTCCTTTGATGTTATATTGGTAGATCAAGTTTCTGTTGTGATTCCACTGCTCAAACTAAAGGCATCATCCAAGGTATCAATCTCTTGTTCGGAATGCTTAGTGCTCTCTAGTTTCTTCTATCATGTTAACAGTTTGTTTGTTGCATCTCCAGATAGTGTTCTATTGTCATTTCCCTGATCTTTTGCTTGCACAACATACTACCATGCTTAGGAGGTTATACCGCAAGCCAATTGACATGATTGAGGAGTACACTACTGGTATAGTCCTCCACATCTAGAATCGTATCACTATGTTTGTTTTCGTTTCCTTTGCTTAACTATACATCTTGACATCCATCAGCTTTCTAATTGTAGTGGTTATTCCTTTACATATATCAGGTATGGCAGATTTGATTTTGGTCAACAGCAAGTTCACTGCAGCAACCTTTGCAAGGACCTTTCGTGCCGTACATGCTAGAGGAATTGAGCCTGGTGTTCTATATCCAGCTGTATCTGTTGAGCAGTTTCACGAACCTCATGCTTATAAGTAACTTCATGCTTGTATATAACTGACTTAGGTTTCACTTAATTCAATTTTTTGCATACATAAGCAGATTTCATCAACTTATCATGTTCAGGTGCAGCTAAAATAAACTACCATCTTTTGTACAGGTTGAATTTCCTATCGATTAACAGATttgagaggaagaagaatctTGATCTAGCCATTTCAGCATTTGCTTTGCTCCGTTCTGGTGGTGCTTTGCAAGATGCAACTTTAACAGTAGCAGGTGATTTCTGTGTATATATTCTTTTCGTTTTAGTTGGAGGCCCAATATTACTCCATCTTGGGTTAACAATGCCAGATTATCGACTATGCTGATTTCTTACCGTGCTCATTTAGGTGGCTATGATAAGCGTCTCAAGGAAAATGTTGATTACCTTGAGGAGCTCAAAAGATTGGCGGTGACTGAAGGGGTGTCTGGACAGGTTAAATTTGTAACGTCATGCTCAACGTCTGAAAGAAATGAGCTTCTCTCCAACTGCCTTTGTGTCTTGTACACTCCAAAGGTAAGTATCTAGCTGTGCTAGGACTAAGCTAagcatttttttgaaaaaaaactttAACAAGCCTGTTTCCGATACTTATCCAGGATGAACATTTCGGCATTGTCCCTCTTGAAGCCATGGCGGCCCGTAAGCCTGTCATTGCATGCAACAGCGGTGGCCCAGTGGAAACAGTTGTGAATGAAGTTACAGGGTTTCTGTGTGATCCATCCCCCACAGAATTCTCAAAAGCCATGCTGAAACTTGTGAATGACCCTGACCTCGTGGTCAGGATGGGTAAACAAGCACGGGACCATGTGGTGCAAAAATTCTCCACGAAGACATTTGGTGACCTCCTCAACAGCTATGTCCTGAATGTCTACCATGAGAGGATGGAGTGATCTATAATACCTAATTCCATGTCAACAATGCCATGTGGAAACAGTTTGAACAATACAGCATTTTTGCAACTCATCTGACTTTGATGTACACACATGATGCTAATGCCCTTAGGCAGACTCGAGTGACTTGCTTATCTGTTTATTGTGTTTACTTAGTTAATTAAATTCGACTAATCCATCCTGTACTGCACGTCTACACCTGGAATGGAGCTGGGCCTTGTTATAGTTGTCTTCTTCCACCCCCTAAAGAAAGTAATTAGGTGTACAATCTGTTGAAACATCAAAGATTTGACTGGCCAAATCTAAACTGTCAGGATCAGCTCACATCTGTAGGTTGCGATATGCCGAAGCCGATGTTTGAAAGGAATCATGTAGGTCCAGATCGCTGTGCCAATTTCTAGAAACCTATTTGTTGATTCGGTGAACTGTCAAGAATCATCGGATCAGAGTTGTTCCACTATCTGACTCACGCCTCTGGGATGCAAATTCAAGGAATGTGCCAAATCAAAGGTAAACTCTGAAGGATTCCTAAAAGGGGACTCCATCTGAAGTCTGAATAGGTAGGAGTACGTTGCCAATGTGGTTTTGTCAGCGGTGGAATTGTTGCTTCTGTTCACAGGAAGTTGAGTTCAGGGTGGAAAACAGCTGTGGACGGTTCCAAATCTCAGAGAATTTTATAACGCGATTAGTCGGTGGCAGTTGGGATCAGGATGCATCTTTTAAAGATTTCTTAGTCAACGGATTTCGCAGCTCCTTGAGGATCATGAGCCGCGCTGGTTGCTGCTGCGTCTGTTTTCAAAAGAAGATAGCTAGCGCGACAGTCAAATCCATCAGGGAGCGTTTGTTGGACGGAACGGAAACGCCTAATTTTGTCAAACTATGTGGCTTGGCAAACGCTTAAAGTCGTTGAGCGACGTGTGGCGCGCCAGTTTGGCAAGTGGATATTCGTATATCAACTAGTACACTACTGGATATCTGCAAGAATTCGTAAACACATATATATATTTCGTGCAAGTTCGATGTTTCCCGTTTGTTTTAAAAGGAGCACCTTGTTTTGCTGAATGGTGGTGCACTAACTGACAGCTTGAGACCAACTAATCTGGCTTGCGTTAGCAGGACTGAAAATCTGAAATCATGAAGCGAATCAACCAGGCAATGGTTTGGTTTCATCCATGAACCCTGATTCTCATGATTCTGAATATATTTAAGCTTTGGTCTTTCCAGTTCTAACCACaataataagaaaagaaaaaaagttgctTGGCCAATTAAAGCAGACCAATGACTGGCTGGCCAACTACTCTACTTGGTTGCGGGCATCCGCCGTGACGAATTGAAACTCGATGGGCGAGCGAGCAAGCGCGTGTCAGCAAGTGCTTTAGTTGAGACGGACTGTCACTGTGCTCGTCCTGTTCGGATGGGATTGTTTCCAATCGTTTCAAGAGAGTGCCAACAGTTCACGACAAGGAAAGATGCCAAAATGATATCAGACACTTACCTAAACCACGAGGAGCGTAAGATAAATCATACTGTTGACTTCTACTATTCCTGCACACAGCATACGTATTCTTCGGTTCTCCATCCGGGAACAAGCACCAGTGGTGACAGCCAAAGCGTTTACCGTTTAACAGTGGCATTAGTATTCTTTTTTCACATACAAAAACAAATTATTAGTTACTTGCAAGGATAACATTTGATTTTGAAGAAAAGGATAAGAATTCGGCTGGAATTTGGAATAGGAAAATGCAACCAGATGATACAGTCAAAGGAAACGCTCAACTGCCCACATC
This portion of the Setaria viridis chromosome 7, Setaria_viridis_v4.0, whole genome shotgun sequence genome encodes:
- the LOC117864162 gene encoding uncharacterized protein: MEEMAVAGGGVGGSSPSGTKTKKLKVAVIHPDLGIGGAERLIVDAACELASHGHDVHVFTSHHDKNRCFEETASGPFPVTVYGDFLPRHVFYHFHAVCAYLRCIFVALCVLLWWPSFDVILVDQVSVVIPLLKLKASSKIVFYCHFPDLLLAQHTTMLRRLYRKPIDMIEEYTTGMADLILVNSKFTAATFARTFRAVHARGIEPGVLYPAVSVEQFHEPHAYKLNFLSINRFERKKNLDLAISAFALLRSGGALQDATLTVAGGYDKRLKENVDYLEELKRLAVTEGVSGQVKFVTSCSTSERNELLSNCLCVLYTPKDEHFGIVPLEAMAARKPVIACNSGGPVETVVNEVTGFLCDPSPTEFSKAMLKLVNDPDLVVRMGKQARDHVVQKFSTKTFGDLLNSYVLNVYHERME